A genomic window from Lactobacillus sp. ESL0677 includes:
- a CDS encoding dihydrofolate reductase → MITFVWAEDQKGQIGLNGNLPWQLPGDMKHFKEITIGHPIIMGRKTFTSLPRLLPQRLHVVLTKDEQLIAKYAGNKQVVMVNSLIALNNWVAAHEQEQVSVIGGNSVFAALKERVDVLERTVIDATFAGDTVMTTLDYQQFNLIKKVKHTPNGQDKYPYTFLTYMRKEV, encoded by the coding sequence ATGATTACTTTTGTATGGGCAGAAGATCAAAAAGGTCAAATTGGTCTAAATGGGAATTTACCATGGCAATTGCCGGGGGATATGAAGCACTTCAAGGAAATAACAATTGGCCATCCAATAATTATGGGACGAAAAACTTTTACAAGTTTGCCGCGACTATTACCGCAACGGCTGCATGTTGTCTTAACTAAAGATGAGCAATTAATTGCAAAATATGCAGGAAATAAGCAAGTTGTCATGGTAAACTCATTAATTGCACTGAATAATTGGGTTGCTGCTCATGAGCAAGAGCAAGTCAGCGTAATTGGCGGTAATTCCGTTTTTGCTGCATTAAAAGAGCGTGTTGATGTTCTTGAAAGGACCGTAATTGATGCTACGTTTGCTGGCGATACAGTGATGACAACTCTTGATTATCAACAATTTAATTTGATTAAAAAAGTAAAGCATACCCCTAATGGGCAAGATAAATATCCGTATACTTTTTTAACTTATATGCGAAAGGAAGTCTAA
- a CDS encoding methionine ABC transporter ATP-binding protein produces MSIIELKHVNVDFPDKKGKIVHAVQDVNLEVEKGDIYGVVGFSGAGKSTLVRTINLLQKPTAGDIQVNGTDFVKDGKQIIANKQLQMARRKIGMIFQSFNLLNEVTVLENVSFALKHSGLKDKEIEEKSLHLLDLVDLKDKANFYPVQLSGGQQQRVAIARALANEPDILISDEATSALDPQNTQQILALLKKLKKELNLTIVLITHEMDAVKKICDKVAVMEQGKIVEKGKLRDVVLHPQMSLTKSFVGGSLEVINTLEMLHLDHLNDDEAIYQLIYSVANVTKSIVIDLYREIGVEVSMLYGNVELLDDEPIGTLLVLIKGDSEKQQETVAFLQEQQVSLTRFDEKGNLYE; encoded by the coding sequence ATGAGTATTATCGAATTAAAGCACGTTAATGTAGATTTTCCAGATAAGAAAGGAAAAATTGTTCATGCAGTGCAAGATGTCAATTTAGAAGTTGAAAAGGGTGATATTTACGGCGTCGTTGGTTTTTCTGGCGCTGGTAAGTCTACCTTGGTTAGAACAATTAACCTTTTGCAAAAGCCAACTGCGGGTGATATTCAAGTTAACGGTACAGACTTTGTTAAGGATGGCAAGCAAATTATCGCAAACAAGCAATTGCAAATGGCTCGCAGAAAAATTGGCATGATTTTCCAGAGCTTCAATCTTTTAAATGAAGTAACTGTCCTTGAGAATGTGTCATTTGCTCTGAAGCATTCTGGGTTGAAAGATAAGGAAATAGAAGAAAAGTCATTACACTTGCTTGATTTGGTTGACTTGAAGGATAAGGCAAACTTTTATCCGGTGCAATTATCCGGGGGGCAGCAGCAACGTGTTGCTATTGCGCGGGCACTTGCTAATGAACCAGACATTTTGATTTCAGACGAGGCAACTAGTGCCTTAGATCCGCAAAACACTCAACAAATTCTAGCTCTATTAAAAAAACTTAAAAAAGAGTTGAATTTAACGATTGTTTTAATCACTCATGAAATGGATGCTGTTAAAAAAATTTGTGACAAAGTAGCCGTCATGGAGCAAGGTAAAATCGTTGAAAAGGGTAAGTTGCGTGATGTTGTTTTGCATCCGCAGATGTCCTTAACCAAGAGCTTTGTTGGCGGGTCACTTGAAGTTATCAATACCTTAGAGATGTTACACTTAGATCATTTAAATGATGACGAAGCGATTTATCAATTAATTTATAGTGTAGCTAATGTAACCAAGTCAATTGTCATCGACCTTTATCGTGAAATTGGGGTTGAAGTCAGTATGCTTTACGGCAATGTGGAATTGCTTGATGACGAGCCAATTGGTACCTTGTTGGTATTAATCAAAGGCGATAGTGAAAAGCAGCAGGAAACAGTTGCCTTCTTACAAGAGCAGCAGGTATCGTTAACCAGATTTGATGAAAAGGGGAATTTGTATGAGTAG
- a CDS encoding TipAS antibiotic-recognition domain-containing protein — MTKKDDKKTAENFNKMKVAEANLVRSLQAVVKNPTKEEELSDDIFADHKTWLQIIMPNYSPEIHLALVNDYEKEARYKSYYDDKAGKGATAILVKVVKEHLAK, encoded by the coding sequence ATGACTAAAAAAGACGATAAAAAGACGGCTGAAAATTTCAACAAAATGAAGGTTGCTGAGGCAAACCTTGTCCGTAGTTTGCAAGCAGTTGTTAAAAATCCTACCAAAGAAGAAGAATTAAGCGACGACATTTTTGCGGATCATAAGACATGGCTGCAAATAATTATGCCAAACTATTCCCCTGAAATTCACTTAGCATTAGTCAATGACTATGAAAAAGAAGCTCGCTACAAGTCATATTACGATGATAAGGCTGGTAAAGGTGCAACCGCAATTTTAGTCAAAGTTGTCAAAGAACATTTAGCAAAATAA
- a CDS encoding MFS transporter, with translation MKEQKLPSYRWVILTIVSLLCLIANYIQFQVSALATEIMPQLHISTAQFSSLLMAPMLVAVILSIPAGSLGDKFGSKKVITVGCILSVIGAFGRFIAQNFAMMMIMLLLSGIFIALLNANLIKVLGTWFKQDTDSAMGVFYAASCLGITLSQITGSWFKTVNSAYMFSSVSLLVLSICWIVFVRDTPKGESLPPAEPTMKYLKVAIKSKNTWIVSICAGLGIASTTAYAGFLPQALNLGQHISNSTAGVMSAIVTVGSFFGSLIGPAMCNKIGRYKLFLTVTTLIGAVVMYFTWYTPAGFFLWAMLVINGFFTAISGPIVQAMPIQFPEIGEKYAGSAGGIVGTVSMLISYIIPILVSMVAGNDYAKNLGIESLIFGLSVICILVLPELGSKAKK, from the coding sequence ATGAAAGAACAAAAGTTACCAAGTTATCGCTGGGTAATTTTAACTATTGTTAGTTTATTGTGCTTAATTGCAAATTATATTCAGTTTCAAGTTTCAGCTTTAGCTACTGAAATTATGCCACAATTACACATTTCAACTGCACAATTTTCTAGTTTGTTAATGGCACCAATGCTTGTAGCGGTTATTTTGAGTATCCCTGCAGGATCACTTGGCGATAAATTTGGCTCGAAAAAAGTTATTACAGTAGGATGTATCTTATCTGTAATTGGTGCATTTGGACGGTTTATTGCTCAAAATTTTGCAATGATGATGATTATGCTTTTATTGAGCGGGATATTTATTGCTTTATTAAATGCTAATTTAATAAAAGTTTTGGGTACTTGGTTTAAGCAAGATACTGATTCGGCTATGGGTGTGTTTTATGCTGCATCATGTTTAGGAATTACACTTTCACAAATTACTGGCTCGTGGTTCAAAACAGTTAATTCTGCTTACATGTTTTCATCAGTTTCTTTGTTAGTTTTATCAATTTGTTGGATTGTTTTTGTTAGAGATACTCCAAAAGGAGAATCTTTACCGCCTGCAGAGCCAACTATGAAATATTTAAAAGTTGCAATTAAAAGTAAAAATACTTGGATTGTTTCAATTTGTGCAGGTTTAGGTATTGCATCTACGACAGCTTATGCCGGCTTTTTACCTCAAGCTTTAAATTTAGGACAACATATTAGTAATTCTACAGCTGGTGTAATGTCAGCAATTGTTACAGTTGGTAGTTTCTTTGGTTCATTGATTGGACCAGCAATGTGCAATAAAATTGGTCGTTATAAATTATTTTTGACGGTTACTACATTAATTGGTGCAGTTGTTATGTACTTTACTTGGTATACTCCTGCAGGCTTTTTCCTATGGGCAATGTTAGTTATTAATGGCTTCTTCACAGCTATTAGTGGACCAATTGTTCAAGCAATGCCAATTCAATTTCCTGAAATTGGAGAAAAATATGCTGGTAGTGCCGGTGGTATTGTTGGTACAGTTTCAATGCTAATTTCATACATTATTCCAATTTTAGTATCAATGGTTGCTGGCAATGATTATGCTAAGAACTTAGGTATTGAATCCTTAATTTTTGGTTTATCAGTTATTTGTATTTTGGTTTTACCTGAATTAGGTAGTAAAGCTAAAAAATGA
- a CDS encoding helix-turn-helix transcriptional regulator → MQEIFIYIYNIAFIILYLWVINVASYAYKITNNNLFYYVELLFVILIIDSTFAFSFDLLKATNSGLNIFDRAYYLARVLFFLIAGDLYVKLVAKMLSQKPKLIFYLPIISVVILDIIHVIYFYNDNQTVVWQRSIQDAGIFVLCIFYYFYAQKRQKQTKNDFLYNKVVFVTALFMALSCIEGIVYFALYHLNSIAVQRLLSYMKVIGLSEDLFSVILSLLIIWFARQEEDIANKNQLEVLLQHKMNQYQAMIHEKEVASEDSQVVGFCEYYKLTKRESEILRLVLKGKKNQEIADELFISVGTVKSHIYSIFKKLEVDRRSQLMHVFMEYKEEK, encoded by the coding sequence TTGCAAGAAATTTTTATTTATATTTATAATATTGCCTTTATTATTCTATATTTATGGGTGATAAACGTTGCAAGCTATGCTTATAAAATAACAAATAATAATCTTTTTTATTATGTAGAATTATTATTTGTCATTTTAATAATTGATAGTACTTTTGCATTCTCATTTGATTTACTTAAAGCAACTAACAGTGGGTTAAATATTTTTGATCGAGCTTATTACCTTGCAAGAGTTTTATTCTTTTTAATTGCAGGAGATCTGTATGTTAAATTGGTAGCTAAAATGTTATCCCAAAAACCTAAACTAATTTTTTATTTACCTATCATTTCTGTAGTAATTTTGGATATTATTCACGTAATTTATTTTTATAATGATAACCAAACAGTGGTTTGGCAGAGAAGTATACAAGATGCTGGCATTTTTGTATTATGTATTTTTTATTATTTTTATGCTCAAAAAAGACAAAAACAAACAAAAAATGATTTTCTTTACAATAAAGTAGTGTTTGTTACAGCCTTATTTATGGCTTTATCGTGTATTGAAGGTATTGTTTACTTTGCTTTGTATCATTTGAATTCGATAGCAGTGCAGAGATTGCTTAGTTATATGAAAGTAATAGGATTAAGTGAAGATCTTTTTTCTGTAATTCTTTCACTTTTAATTATTTGGTTTGCTAGACAAGAAGAAGATATTGCTAATAAAAATCAGCTTGAAGTACTGCTGCAGCATAAAATGAATCAGTATCAGGCAATGATACATGAAAAAGAAGTTGCCAGTGAAGATAGTCAAGTCGTAGGATTTTGCGAATATTATAAACTGACTAAAAGGGAATCAGAAATCTTACGTTTAGTTTTAAAAGGTAAGAAAAATCAAGAAATTGCAGATGAATTATTCATTTCTGTTGGTACTGTTAAATCGCATATTTACAGTATTTTCAAAAAATTAGAAGTTGACCGACGTAGTCAATTAATGCATGTATTTATGGAATACAAAGAAGAAAAATAA
- a CDS encoding methionine ABC transporter permease, translating to MSSWFSSVFPNVVQLGWSGDAGWGTSIVQTLFMTFWSAIFGGILGIVFGVVLVLTKDDGIRPNKFWFNICDKVVSIFRAIPFIILLAFIAPVTQKIVGTQIGMKAALVPLTLGVFPFYARQVQVALESVAQGKIEAAQSLGATIWDIIFSIYLNEARSELVRVSTVTIISLIGLTAMAGAIGAGGLGNTAISYGYNRFNNDVTLVATVLVIILIFIVQIVGDFFAKKLNHQSR from the coding sequence ATGAGTAGTTGGTTTAGTAGTGTGTTTCCAAATGTTGTTCAACTTGGTTGGAGTGGAGATGCAGGCTGGGGCACCAGTATTGTTCAAACTCTTTTTATGACCTTTTGGTCAGCTATCTTTGGTGGCATATTAGGAATTGTTTTTGGTGTAGTTCTTGTTTTAACCAAAGATGACGGCATTCGCCCAAACAAATTTTGGTTTAATATTTGCGATAAAGTAGTTTCAATTTTTCGGGCAATTCCATTCATTATTTTGCTGGCTTTTATCGCACCAGTTACGCAAAAAATTGTGGGAACGCAAATTGGAATGAAAGCTGCGTTAGTACCATTAACTCTGGGTGTATTTCCATTTTATGCGCGGCAAGTACAAGTTGCACTAGAGAGTGTGGCACAAGGAAAAATTGAGGCAGCACAAAGTCTAGGTGCAACTATCTGGGATATAATTTTTAGTATTTATCTAAATGAAGCACGGTCCGAACTAGTTCGGGTATCGACCGTTACAATTATCAGTCTAATTGGGTTAACTGCTATGGCTGGTGCCATTGGTGCAGGTGGTTTAGGTAACACGGCCATTTCCTATGGTTATAACCGGTTTAATAATGATGTCACCTTAGTGGCAACGGTGCTCGTAATTATTTTGATTTTTATTGTCCAAATTGTCGGTGATTTCTTTGCTAAAAAGCTAAACCACCAAAGCCGTTAA
- a CDS encoding MetQ/NlpA family ABC transporter substrate-binding protein, translating into MSNKKRRNFIIWIIIAVVVVVAAWFGLGPGLNKPKTQNHVVTVGVVSMTKADQDIWDHAATLAKKKYNVSIKIKNFTDFNQPNKALENGDIDLNAFQHYAFLKDWNKANRGNIVAIARTQISPIRLYSKKYHKLSQLPDGATIAVPNDTTNESRSLIVLKNAGLIKLRPHKSLLTVADIVNNPHHFKIKEVSADQCGRVINSVDAAVVNNTFATPAGLGEKQTIFVEPLNKDSLQWVNIICARKDEKDNQDYQAVVKSYQTAETKKLIKKYFKKTTIPAWDIKF; encoded by the coding sequence ATGAGTAACAAAAAACGAAGAAATTTCATTATTTGGATAATTATCGCCGTCGTTGTAGTTGTTGCCGCTTGGTTCGGCCTTGGCCCCGGTTTGAATAAGCCTAAGACGCAGAATCATGTTGTAACAGTCGGAGTGGTAAGTATGACCAAGGCCGACCAGGACATTTGGGATCATGCAGCTACTTTAGCCAAGAAAAAGTATAACGTTTCTATTAAGATAAAGAATTTTACTGATTTTAACCAACCCAATAAAGCATTAGAGAATGGTGATATTGATTTGAACGCCTTTCAACACTATGCTTTCTTAAAAGATTGGAACAAGGCTAATCGTGGTAATATCGTTGCTATTGCGCGGACACAAATTTCCCCAATTAGACTTTATTCCAAGAAGTACCACAAGCTTAGTCAGCTGCCAGATGGTGCAACAATTGCCGTACCTAATGATACCACTAACGAATCACGTTCATTAATTGTCCTCAAAAATGCGGGATTAATTAAATTACGTCCCCACAAATCATTATTAACCGTTGCGGATATTGTCAATAATCCCCATCATTTTAAAATCAAGGAAGTTAGCGCCGATCAGTGTGGTCGGGTAATTAATAGTGTTGACGCGGCAGTTGTTAATAATACTTTTGCGACACCTGCAGGTCTTGGCGAAAAGCAAACAATCTTTGTTGAGCCTCTTAACAAGGATTCGCTGCAATGGGTCAATATCATTTGTGCCCGCAAAGACGAAAAGGATAATCAAGATTATCAAGCAGTTGTTAAATCATACCAAACAGCTGAAACCAAAAAGTTAATTAAGAAGTATTTTAAGAAAACTACAATACCAGCTTGGGATATCAAGTTTTAG
- a CDS encoding MetQ/NlpA family ABC transporter substrate-binding protein, with product MSNKKRRKLIIGILVAVIIIIAAWFGFGSGLHHNSNSHTVTVGVVGESKPEQAIWQHVKQTAKKKYGVTVQIKNFTDYNQPNKALKNGDIDLNAFQHYSFLASWNKANHGGVVPIGKTYIAPIRLYSKKYHKLTQLPNGATIAVPNDPTNESRALFVLKNAGLIGLRKGKSLVTVSDIVKNPRNLKVKEISAEQCGRVINSVDAAVVNNDFSGPAGLGTKQTIFVEPVNKDSQQWIDIICAKKGQTNNKDYQAVVKSYQTEETKKLYKKYYGNTEVAAWDITLK from the coding sequence TTGAGTAATAAAAAACGTCGCAAATTAATTATTGGCATACTAGTTGCTGTTATTATAATTATTGCTGCTTGGTTTGGTTTTGGATCAGGATTGCACCATAACTCAAACTCGCACACTGTAACTGTTGGTGTGGTTGGTGAAAGTAAGCCTGAGCAGGCTATCTGGCAGCATGTTAAACAGACGGCCAAGAAGAAATATGGTGTAACGGTGCAGATTAAAAACTTTACTGATTATAATCAACCAAACAAAGCCTTAAAGAATGGTGACATTGACCTGAATGCCTTTCAGCATTATTCATTCTTGGCAAGTTGGAATAAGGCTAATCATGGCGGTGTAGTTCCAATTGGCAAAACTTATATCGCACCAATTAGATTGTATTCTAAGAAGTATCACAAGTTAACGCAATTACCTAATGGCGCAACAATTGCCGTACCAAATGATCCAACTAATGAGTCGCGAGCCCTATTTGTCTTAAAAAATGCGGGCTTAATCGGCTTACGCAAGGGTAAAAGCCTTGTTACAGTTTCTGATATTGTTAAAAACCCACGTAATTTAAAGGTTAAAGAAATCAGTGCTGAACAATGTGGTCGGGTAATCAACTCAGTTGATGCCGCAGTTGTAAATAATGACTTTTCTGGTCCCGCTGGTTTAGGTACGAAGCAAACAATCTTTGTTGAACCAGTTAACAAGGATTCACAACAATGGATTGATATTATCTGTGCTAAGAAAGGCCAGACTAATAATAAAGATTATCAAGCCGTTGTGAAGTCTTACCAAACAGAAGAAACTAAGAAATTATATAAGAAGTATTACGGCAACACGGAGGTTGCTGCTTGGGACATTACCTTAAAATAG
- a CDS encoding FAD-dependent oxidoreductase → MEKLKSGIYKIAAAGYENNSTDIEVEIADNQIKKITANKEIVPNSLEDAVFSQIPQKIILDQSLAVDTLTGASYSSKGLIDAVANVIKQAGGDPKEFEYGTTNNSKEVDKNNSTLEQKSEYQNWCSKPDKIDQIKETDFLILGAGISGLAAAVQAGELGMKTIVIEKNSFVAGNGGGVEGIFGINTDMQKKAGIHAEKEEIIAREQELAQYRTDGSFWVDLVNNSAENISWLLNQGVQLTNVDDYHGTCAFPTFHWFKGGFASEGYVPYMKKRADELGINFVLNSSAIGIMYDGDKVTGAYIRNATGKVTQINAKATLLATGGVGHNPELIRKQGWQTKNLHYCSMPSNTGDGYMMAMSLGAKDMLMESAEFMMNYIQALPHEGVHLYIDPINGFMSLPSGGPVVFVNQDGARLVNENVKKYNLLYQRMAIKSTKVTYEVFSQKIYDMITKGIDGADKILAEAVKTNDGNSLFKADKIEDLAKAVGLPVADFIETIKKYNSYCANGKDEEFNKEKEMLVALDEGPFYIARLDPSNLIGVGGIGSNRKFEVIRDNFDKIPGLYVSGVDSTMQYRNVYTITLGGSACAHNVNSGRHAAMNAQKYIETL, encoded by the coding sequence ATGGAAAAATTGAAGTCAGGTATATATAAAATTGCTGCAGCTGGTTATGAAAATAATTCAACTGATATAGAAGTTGAGATTGCCGATAATCAAATTAAAAAGATAACTGCAAATAAGGAAATAGTTCCTAATAGTCTTGAGGATGCGGTATTTTCTCAAATTCCGCAAAAGATAATTTTAGACCAGTCTTTGGCTGTTGATACTTTAACTGGTGCTTCTTATTCAAGTAAAGGGTTAATAGACGCAGTTGCTAATGTTATTAAGCAAGCAGGTGGTGATCCTAAAGAATTTGAATATGGTACAACAAATAATTCAAAAGAAGTTGATAAAAATAATTCAACGTTAGAGCAGAAATCAGAATATCAAAATTGGTGTAGTAAACCAGATAAGATCGATCAGATAAAAGAAACTGATTTCTTGATTTTAGGAGCCGGTATTTCGGGTTTAGCAGCTGCTGTACAAGCTGGTGAACTAGGAATGAAAACTATTGTAATTGAAAAAAACAGTTTTGTAGCTGGTAATGGTGGTGGTGTTGAAGGTATCTTTGGCATTAATACTGATATGCAAAAAAAGGCAGGTATTCATGCAGAAAAAGAGGAGATCATTGCTCGTGAACAGGAGCTTGCTCAATATCGAACAGATGGTTCTTTCTGGGTCGATCTAGTTAATAATTCTGCCGAAAATATTAGCTGGCTGTTAAATCAGGGAGTTCAACTAACTAATGTTGATGATTACCACGGTACCTGTGCTTTTCCAACATTTCATTGGTTTAAGGGCGGTTTTGCCTCAGAGGGCTATGTTCCTTATATGAAGAAACGTGCGGATGAATTGGGTATTAATTTCGTTTTGAATTCTAGCGCTATTGGAATTATGTATGATGGTGACAAAGTAACTGGAGCATATATTCGTAATGCAACTGGTAAGGTAACACAGATTAATGCTAAAGCCACATTACTAGCTACCGGTGGTGTTGGTCATAATCCAGAATTAATTAGAAAACAAGGTTGGCAGACAAAAAATCTGCATTATTGCTCAATGCCAAGTAATACCGGTGATGGTTACATGATGGCAATGTCGTTAGGCGCTAAAGATATGCTTATGGAATCGGCAGAATTCATGATGAATTATATTCAAGCTCTACCACACGAAGGTGTTCATTTGTATATTGACCCAATTAATGGTTTCATGTCACTACCATCAGGTGGTCCGGTTGTGTTCGTTAACCAGGACGGTGCCCGATTGGTAAATGAAAATGTTAAGAAATATAATTTGCTTTACCAAAGAATGGCAATCAAGTCTACTAAAGTTACTTATGAAGTATTTAGTCAAAAGATTTACGATATGATAACTAAAGGAATAGATGGTGCCGATAAAATTTTAGCCGAAGCCGTTAAAACAAATGATGGTAACTCTTTATTTAAGGCAGACAAGATTGAAGACTTGGCCAAAGCTGTTGGCTTACCGGTTGCTGACTTCATTGAAACAATTAAAAAGTATAATTCTTACTGTGCTAATGGTAAAGATGAAGAATTTAACAAAGAAAAAGAAATGTTAGTGGCTTTGGATGAAGGACCATTTTATATTGCCCGATTGGATCCATCTAATCTTATTGGTGTTGGTGGTATTGGCTCAAACCGTAAGTTTGAAGTTATTCGTGATAATTTTGATAAAATTCCAGGTCTTTATGTTTCAGGAGTAGACAGTACGATGCAATACCGTAATGTTTATACAATTACTTTAGGTGGCTCCGCTTGCGCGCATAATGTTAACTCAGGTCGTCATGCAGCAATGAATGCTCAAAAGTATATTGAAACTCTTTAA
- a CDS encoding amidohydrolase gives MTQQKADYILKGTAIFTGNDDEPKSGCVLIKGNRILKVVPLERMTGYVDENTTVINCGDHLIMPGFNDSHMHISLGSVQNDPDFCIQMMDCKSEEECVQMVKDFAASHPDNPWIYGTGWYSEVWDNPHTPSKKSLDALNLDRPICLNSFDLHSVWCNQVALDKIGITKDTPNPQGGIYGHDDDGELNGILYEPPATKAMMDEVLNVPTLKQSLLKCLKHFRELGMTSVADVYPSGLTNDNIPEIFDELEQSGELTTRISSFPSLTDVKGALELKKKYHTDKHRVAGLKQVLDGVVEAHTALLSKPYDNDPGVKGDASLTQDELNKYVLEAQEAGLPVKIHAIGDQASTMALDAYQYAQNKFGKLKLHNSIEHIDMIRQDDIDRLKKLNVMCCVQPQHCTGDFMSGGYLPCIGEERLSHTWPYREILDAGNHLGFGSDFPAVYSVNPMWTIYAAVTRCEPNEGKPDGGYFHEHAVTLAEALRAHTKWSAYAESFEDDLGTLDAGKLADVIVLDRNLFKIDPMDIRYAKVDLTISDGKIVYKK, from the coding sequence ATGACACAACAAAAAGCAGACTATATTTTAAAGGGAACAGCTATTTTTACTGGCAATGATGATGAACCTAAATCTGGCTGTGTATTAATTAAGGGTAATCGGATTTTAAAGGTTGTTCCACTTGAAAGAATGACTGGTTACGTTGATGAAAATACAACAGTCATTAATTGTGGAGATCATTTAATAATGCCTGGATTTAATGATTCGCACATGCATATTTCTTTAGGCTCCGTTCAGAATGATCCAGATTTTTGTATACAAATGATGGATTGCAAGAGTGAAGAGGAATGTGTACAGATGGTTAAGGACTTTGCGGCTTCACATCCTGATAATCCATGGATTTATGGTACCGGTTGGTATTCAGAAGTTTGGGATAATCCGCATACACCTTCAAAGAAATCATTGGATGCTTTAAACTTAGACCGTCCAATATGTCTAAATTCATTTGATTTACACTCCGTTTGGTGCAATCAAGTTGCTCTCGACAAAATTGGAATTACTAAGGATACACCAAATCCTCAAGGTGGAATTTACGGTCACGATGATGATGGTGAATTAAATGGAATTTTATATGAGCCACCTGCAACCAAGGCAATGATGGACGAGGTTTTAAATGTTCCAACATTAAAACAATCATTGTTGAAATGTTTAAAGCATTTTCGTGAATTAGGAATGACTTCTGTGGCAGATGTCTATCCGTCAGGATTAACTAATGATAATATTCCTGAAATTTTTGACGAATTAGAACAAAGTGGTGAATTAACTACCAGAATAAGTTCGTTCCCGTCATTAACAGACGTTAAAGGAGCTTTGGAATTAAAGAAAAAATATCATACTGATAAACATAGAGTTGCTGGTTTAAAGCAAGTTCTTGATGGTGTGGTTGAAGCTCATACTGCATTGTTGAGTAAACCATATGATAATGATCCTGGTGTTAAAGGAGATGCTTCTTTAACGCAGGATGAGCTGAATAAATATGTTTTAGAAGCGCAAGAGGCAGGCTTACCAGTTAAGATTCATGCAATTGGTGACCAAGCAAGTACAATGGCTCTTGATGCATATCAATATGCTCAAAATAAATTTGGTAAATTAAAATTGCATAATTCAATTGAACACATTGACATGATTCGTCAAGATGATATTGATCGTTTAAAGAAGTTAAACGTTATGTGCTGTGTTCAACCGCAACATTGTACCGGTGACTTTATGAGTGGAGGATACCTGCCATGTATTGGAGAAGAACGGTTGTCTCATACTTGGCCGTATCGTGAGATTTTAGATGCAGGCAATCATTTGGGCTTTGGTTCTGATTTTCCTGCAGTTTATTCAGTCAATCCTATGTGGACAATTTACGCAGCGGTTACACGTTGTGAACCTAATGAAGGTAAGCCAGACGGAGGCTATTTCCATGAACATGCTGTTACTTTAGCAGAAGCTTTGAGAGCACATACCAAGTGGTCAGCTTATGCTGAATCTTTTGAAGATGATTTGGGGACCCTTGATGCAGGAAAACTAGCTGATGTTATTGTTCTTGACCGTAATTTATTTAAGATTGATCCAATGGATATTCGCTATGCTAAAGTTGATTTAACGATTTCTGACGGTAAAATTGTTTATAAGAAATAA